One Aerosakkonema funiforme FACHB-1375 genomic window carries:
- the dnaK gene encoding molecular chaperone DnaK, producing MGKVIGIDLGTTNSCVAFLEGGQPVVIPNSEGGRTTPSIVGFGKGEERLVGQLAKRQAVMNAENTIYSIKRFIGRRWDDTAMERSQVPYNCVKGKDDTVDVKVRGKAYTPQEISAMILQKLKQDAENFLGEPVERAVITVPAYFTDAQRQATKDAGTIAGLEVLRIINEPTAAALSYGLDKQDEEQRVLVFDLGGGTFDVSILQLGDGVFEVRATSGNNHLGGDDFDNCLVRWMIDNFKQKEGIDLSTDKMALQRLREAAEKAKIELSSMLNTSINLPFITADETGPKHLEMTLTRAKFEELVSHLVESTIEPMKQALRDCDMTPDDIDRIILVGGSTRIPAVQEGLRQFFGGKAPDRSVNPDEAVALGAAIQGGVLGGEVKDLLLLDVTPLSLGIETLGEVFTKIIERNTTIPTSKSQVFSTATDGQTSVEIHVLQGERAMARDNKSLGKFLLAGIPPAPRGVPQIEVSFEIDVNGILKVAAQDKGTGREQSIRITNTGGLSAGEVERMRQEAEVYAEEDRKRKQVVELKNQADSLFYSYDTTLKENSQFISEELKAAGRQKAAELRAAVADPSITLEEMKHEIDSFQQMLFRLGAEVYGNASQNQDEYADQPFADSMPLSKEEQQTTSEGDEDFDFNFDEENTVSADYEAVE from the coding sequence ATGGGAAAAGTCATTGGCATCGACCTGGGAACCACTAATAGTTGTGTCGCCTTTCTAGAAGGCGGTCAACCTGTAGTGATACCCAACTCAGAAGGAGGGCGAACCACGCCCAGCATAGTGGGATTTGGAAAAGGGGAGGAACGCTTGGTCGGTCAACTCGCAAAGCGGCAAGCGGTAATGAATGCTGAAAACACAATTTACAGCATCAAACGCTTTATAGGCCGTCGTTGGGATGACACGGCAATGGAGCGCTCGCAGGTGCCGTACAACTGTGTCAAAGGCAAAGACGATACCGTCGATGTAAAAGTGCGAGGAAAAGCTTATACCCCTCAAGAAATCTCAGCCATGATCCTGCAAAAACTCAAGCAGGATGCGGAAAACTTCTTGGGAGAACCCGTCGAGCGAGCGGTGATTACAGTGCCTGCCTACTTTACAGATGCCCAAAGGCAGGCAACTAAAGATGCAGGTACGATCGCGGGATTGGAAGTGCTGAGAATTATCAACGAACCGACCGCAGCAGCGCTTTCCTACGGCTTGGACAAACAAGACGAAGAGCAGCGCGTACTCGTGTTTGACCTGGGCGGCGGCACTTTCGACGTTTCCATCTTGCAGTTGGGCGACGGCGTGTTTGAAGTCAGAGCTACCTCCGGCAACAACCACTTGGGTGGGGATGACTTTGACAATTGTCTGGTGCGCTGGATGATAGACAACTTCAAGCAAAAGGAGGGCATTGATTTATCAACCGATAAAATGGCTCTCCAGCGCCTGCGGGAAGCGGCAGAAAAAGCCAAAATAGAATTATCCAGTATGCTCAATACCTCGATCAATCTGCCATTTATCACGGCAGACGAGACGGGACCAAAGCATCTGGAAATGACGCTCACTAGGGCAAAATTTGAAGAACTGGTAAGTCATTTGGTAGAAAGTACGATCGAACCGATGAAGCAGGCTCTGCGAGACTGCGATATGACACCGGATGATATCGATCGGATTATCCTAGTGGGAGGTTCTACCAGGATACCGGCAGTTCAAGAGGGTCTGCGCCAGTTCTTTGGTGGTAAAGCCCCAGATCGCTCCGTAAATCCAGACGAAGCTGTGGCATTGGGGGCTGCAATTCAAGGTGGTGTCTTGGGTGGCGAAGTCAAAGACTTGCTGCTGTTGGATGTGACGCCGTTGTCTCTGGGGATCGAAACCCTGGGAGAGGTGTTTACAAAAATTATCGAACGCAATACAACCATCCCGACGAGCAAGTCTCAGGTATTCTCCACAGCAACAGACGGACAAACATCAGTGGAAATCCACGTCCTCCAAGGCGAACGGGCAATGGCTCGCGACAACAAGAGTCTGGGAAAATTCCTGCTGGCTGGGATTCCGCCAGCACCTCGCGGCGTGCCGCAAATCGAGGTAAGTTTTGAGATAGATGTCAACGGTATTCTCAAAGTTGCCGCTCAAGATAAAGGCACGGGTCGAGAACAAAGCATCCGCATTACCAACACCGGTGGTTTGAGTGCTGGCGAAGTGGAAAGGATGCGCCAGGAAGCAGAAGTATACGCTGAAGAAGACCGGAAGCGCAAGCAAGTCGTCGAACTTAAAAATCAGGCAGATAGCTTGTTCTACAGTTATGACACGACGCTCAAGGAAAACAGTCAATTTATCAGCGAGGAACTAAAAGCCGCAGGCCGACAAAAGGCGGCTGAACTGCGAGCCGCAGTTGCAGATCCCTCGATTACGCTAGAGGAAATGAAGCACGAGATCGATAGCTTCCAACAAATGCTGTTTAGGCTCGGTGCTGAGGTATACGGCAATGCTAGCCAAAATCAAGATGAGTATGCCGACCAACCTTTTGCAGACTCAATGCCACTGTCGAAGGAGGAGCAACAAACTACCTCTGAAGGAGACGAAGATTTCGACTTTAATTTTGACGAAGAAAACACGGTCAGTGCCGATTACGAAGCCGTTGAATAA